TGCGGTTTCCAAATAGTAAACATTAGAATAAGACTTGAGTAAACATCAACAGGAGTTTATTTTAACTGGTCCCAAATTATTGCTTTGATAAGGCCTAATGATCATACAACATACTTTAATTACCTCTGGAGATTTAGAACATCTGATTGGTTAAGTTAATAGAGACAACAGGATTCATGCGTTGAGTTGTTGATGATTAGAACTGTACATACCAACCCAACTGAAAAGGATGCAATATTTTTGCCAGAGGTCTTACGTTTAAAAGTTGGAATTCCTATTAATTAATCTGATTAAGATGTTAACCCTTCTGTTTTAGTTCATGTCCTAGTGGGAGCAAAAGGCTAAGCACTCCTGAAATATCTTGATTAATGTAATTGATCAGTTTCTGATTGGTATTtggttaaatttaaaattgcagGCGAGTGATATTGCTAGGAGACTTGAACTACAGGATATCACTGTCAGACATCGAGACAAGATCTTTAGTAGGTGAAAATGAATGGGATTTGTTGATGGTGAATGATCAGGTAGCTAACCAAtaattaagataaaaaaaatcatgatcACAACTGAagtgatattaattttatatgctaAATGCTGGATCATCATTCTGATGAACTTGGTGTCTGGAATTTCAATTGAAAAACTAAGCTAAAGAAAGAACTCATGGATGATCAAGCACTTGAAGGATGGCATGAGGGAGCAATCAACTTCGCTCCAACTTACAAATATTATCCTGATTCTGAATCATATTATGGCACTGATCCTGGAAAAAAAGGCGAAAAGAAACGTGCTCCTGCTTGGTATAAGGAACATCATATAAGAACATTATATACTTTGAAATGCATTGATTAAGGGTCATGGTACCTCCAAGGACGTTTTAACTGGTATCAGATTTTTGGGCAGTTGGATAAATATCTGGTGGCCaggattatattatctttttaaacatGTCCAGCACTTTTTAATTGTTGGACGGGACTTGTCCCGCGCTCCCCATCCAGCGATTGATAAATGCTGAacgtattaaaattttgttataattctagccgctggatattcatccaacagtCCAGAAATCTGATCCTGGCAATCAACTGCCGGGGACCAGGACCCTTGATTAAATACGAGTTACTAAATCTTTTCTGTTTTTCAGGTGCGATCGGATACTCTGGTATGGTGAAGGACTAAAGCAGCATTTATATACCAGAAGTGAGTCGAAACTGTCTGATCACAGGCCTGTCAAAGCTATTTTCAGCTGTGAAGTTAGTGTAGTGCAAACCGTAGGAGGATACAGAAGTTTCTTCTTATCCGAGAGGTTTGAGAATAAGATTGCAAGCAGCAGATCATTAGAAAAATCGAACACTAGACAATCAATATAAACTCAAATGCATTTTCTTGAGAATTTCTTCAAGTTATTTTCCGTGAATCAAAACGGAGCCTTACTGTCCATATTATGTAATGAAGGAACCATAATTCCAAGCATTTCGTTGTCAAGTGTTTAAAGCATTTAAGCATTATTGTTTTTCACACAACGTTCTAGCAATCAATAATAGTGAAGTGTGTGTAACATGATACTTATCCATTCGTGCCCAACTTAATATCATCCCAAATTTAATGATTGATTTATTGATTTATGGTTTCGAGTTGATTTCAGGATGCAAGACAATTTTAACCGAAGTTGATCATCATcgataaaaatcaaataaaattttactaattaatttataataatatattaaagaaaacaaagaatGATCTATTTAGAGAACCCTCAGATTCTTAGCATACAATCATACTCGATATTCTGGTCTGCATATCGTCATTGTACATATATATTGCCTCCGACTAACTAATTAACTAGAACAGACTTATTATGAAAATGAGTTAAATGACATTTTGGTCAATTGACTCAAATTGACcgaaaacttgcaattgggttgtccaactcaaaaaactttgagtcatatcattatatttttaaaattttttattcaagTCACTAACTGTTACATTCCGTTAAAAATTCGACGAAAAGTTGATTAAACTTGGTGACTTAGCTTGAATAATTACTTGAAATGACACTTTTATTATTCAAGTGGCTCGAAACTTGCAACTTGATTATCAAGCTGATGAAATTTTCATCCAGATCACTGACCATTACATCcattaaaaaatgaaaagaaacgAGACGAAGAGCTCTCCTACAACAACGTCAAGTTCTCTCCTATGACACATATTTAcaacaaaatacatatattatcatCAATGATTTCACTTACAAAAACttcatcattattaatatattgttttttcctATATCTTTTGGTCATCGTggaaaaaattcatcaaaaatttaatgagttttttcaaaatggtcttaagatatataaaatgacaagagctaaacaaagattaagtttttgtgggtgaaaatattgattttatgcGTGTATATTTGCTTCATTTGTTAATAGATTTCaagatttttaagagagaaAAAAGGTGTCGCGGGAGAGTTcttcattcattttttttttcaattttcaaagaaTATAATGATTAGTgacttaaataaaaatttcttgaGTTTGATGAACCAATTGCAAAtcatgttttaaaatccaataatattcaattgagattattaaaaattcattaaaatttgatggtattcaaatgttgatgggTTTTTTTGGGATTTCATAaattgatggattttgtgggatttctcagtatattttaagttttttgaaattccaccaaaatccatgaaattttgaagtattgtgccTCAATTCTAAAGAATCTATATTGACTCCACGGCATGAAttcttacaaaattaaaatcacacataatctattaaaattcataaatcaaaataattcatTAACATCTCAATCGTATACACGCCTGGTTATTGAATCTAGATTTTACTTTACGAACCAAGTAAGTTCCGATCAAATTACCTATAAACTCAGCTTCATTTGTTTAACCTGACGAATAAAAATCTTATCTCAAGACTCAAATTCAACAATTTATCAATCATAATAAATAGTTTTCCAAATTCTGACGTTTCACTTTCATACCATTCGCGCCCTCCCTTTTGACGATAAACcgaatccaaaaagaaaagaagaaaaaaacttTAAACATGATAATATTTCTTTACCAATTTACCCCCACAATGATACAAGATTCCCTAGTCCCTTGGAATATCCTTTTATTCCAACTCATAATCATCCAACTCTGCAAACTTACGAGATGCATAACAGAACACATTGCAAACAACTTCATTTACATGGCTTCAACCTAAACACATCATTTCTGTCTTGTCTTGTACGGCCCATAAATTCGATTAACCAGCAACCTCCCATGATCACTTTGCCTTTAAATACAAACCAAACTCGAACCATAAGCACATACACAGACAACTAAGCAAACATTACTTCTCCAAAACCTCAAACCTTAATTCTTACACCATGGCTCTAAATCACAAGGCTCAGTATATTGTTACACTAGTGATGGTTATCATAGGACTGTGTTTGGTCAAAGGTGAGCTGCAAACATTGACGCATCATCCTGCTGCGCAAGCCCAGGGTTCTGCAGGTGGGTTGCTCAGTTTTGTGGTGGTCGGAGACTGGGGAAGAAAAGGAATGTACAACCAATCTCAAGTTGCTCTTCAGGTACCTATATTTTTATCTAGAGAAGGAATTAGGGAAATGCTGAAATATCTCgtaaaaataaaagttgataCTTTTTTAACGACGGGCTTAAAATATTGAGGacgcattttttttaaattaattaattatcatgATGTTTTTATATCTTGATACATgtttatatttaacaaaaaCATAAATCTGATGAATAAATTAAATGTCTGAGACGTAGAAGGCAAGGATAAGTGGTTAGTAGTCTACGCTTAGGTTTGTGCTAAGCAGTACCAAGTACAAATCGTAGAAGTCTTGCCATAGTCTTGCATGACAATTGAATAATTGATGGTAATACTAATAcataatttatcttattttaagGCTGTATTATTTTATTGTGTATATATTAAGTACACATCACCACAacctatatttttaatataaaattagttcCACTATgttcttaaaataatataacaattatactatataaatagtgtttaatattaaatatttactaaattttgaattataaattttatacaattatttgaaaattcgAAAATAAAGTTAAGAAtagatttatttcatttatgtTCAGCTTATATTCTATTCTATATTAATACAGCTATTatttctaaataagaattatacgaaaaaaagatattaaataatatatgtattaaatGAGTTGGAACAAATTTTATGTTCTTGTTTGGTGCGCTGTAGTTTAATACACTAATCTAAATATTTCCGGAACTTATGATAAGAATATTTGGTCATATgctattaaaataaacaaaataatctAAATGTAGTGAAATTTCAAATTCATGCAACACGTTTGAACCCAAGTTCAAATTAGTTGACATGTACTACTCTATATAGGTAGATgtcatataaataaatgtaaagGAATGAAAGAGTATAATTCCATTTAGATTCCATATCCAGTGTGAGACAAGTTCTATATTTCCATGTTATTgtacaaattttgatatttttaattgttaGCTAAGATGGTGATTGTAAAAATCAAAAACTGAAATAAATTGATGGAGGTGCTGACAGAGAATTAATAGAATGATTAGaaattaatcagatttaaaattaaatattttataatatttataataataattgatatATTAACTTAGTTTATATTATACcatttaagaaaatttatagtaattattaatagaattttaaaataaaatcacagtTGCACTTGATTAATCAGATATTACTAGACCGAATGGGGGACTTTAGAATCATAATTACAGtttctaattatataaaatttcatcaaatatgttaaaatataaattcataaaaatgatgCATCGAAGAAAAAAGGTTAACCAATAAAAGATTCGAATATAAAACAGAATAATTCTAGAAATGCCATAATGCGAGGTAGGGAAACTATGTAAATTTGTAGAGGTGGGGCCGTGGGGGCCACAAAAGCAGCGACGAGAGTATAATCCCATGAATATGCTATATTCTCCACACTGCAGCTCAACAACATGGCTTCATCATGGAACCTAATTGTCTCAACTCTTAACACTCGCTAAATTTTACTACCTATGTGCTCAGGTTTTAAGCAGTGGACCCCTTGTTACTGTAACAAGAACAAGGAGAGAGATTAAAATCTAGTAACAAGAACAAAATCTTGATGGTACATGACGAATTATGAAAGCTTGCGGCTACTTGAATTTCATGCATGGTGGAGTTCTGTATATAATTGAATCCTTTCACATGTCTTTACCGATTAAGGCTGATTTCATGTTTTACGAGAGCTTTGAATCCTAACATTTAACTTGGGATCAACCATCAACTcttttttacatgtttttacCGATTAAAGCCTATTTAATTTTTTAGGACAATCACGAGTCCTAACATTCGACTCATCTGGATCTAATTTATCCTTTCACGTACCTTTATCAATTAAATCCAATTTCATTTTTCATGAGAGTCCCGAGTCCTAACATTCGATTCGGGACCAACCACCTTCTGAATCCGGACTTTACAACCGATCAACTCTATTACTCTTGCATCAAGAGTTTTCCATAAACTTTATTTCATGACTTTGGGTGCTTTTAAATTTTCACCACCTTTTTCTGTTGAAAAAGTAATGAGCATCACATTTCACATGCTGCTACTTTTACAGTACTTGGTAGTAAATTTCAGTAGTTTCATTCTGCTTACaccaaaaataatcaaatattcaTGTCTGATATATATCCATTTATCCGATGATCACAGATGGGAAGAATCGGAGAAAACCTGGATATAGATTTCGTCATTTCAACTGGAGATAACTTTTACGATAAAGGATTGATTGATGAACATGACCCTGCTTTTGAAGAGTCATTTACCAATATCTATACTGCCTCAGGCTTGCAAAAGCCCTGGTACACTGGTAATTTACGCCAGATTAAATCTCCGTTTAGTATGATAATTTACGCGAAAAATGGTAGTTATTGAGATACTTTGCGGACTGCAGTTTTAGGAAACCATGATTACAGAGGAAATGCTTTGGCACAATTGAGTCCTTTACTTAGACAAAAGGATAGCAGATGGATTTGCTTAAAATCATTTATTCTCGATGCaggtaaatttcaaatttctgaTTTCTCTTAGTATTTTACGAACAACTGAAACAAATAGAATGATCAATGCTCTTTGTGTTACAGATATTGCAGAACTATTCTTCATCGATACAACTCCTTTCCAGGACAAATATTTTACGGACCCTGAGGATCAAGTCTATGACTGGAGAGGCATTTTTCCCCGGAGAAAATACATATCCACTCTATTAAAGGTACATTACTATGCTCAAGAGGCGAAAACCTAAAAAGAAGGCTTTGGAATCAGAAAGGAACAAGCTTGACATAATTTCAATTGTAACAGGATTTGGATATGGCACTGAGAGAATCGACAGCAAAATGGAAGATAGTGGTAGGTCATCATCCAATCAAAAGTAATGGACACCATGGCAATACCGAAGAGCTTGTTGCACAGCTTCTCCCAGTCCTACAGGTACGCTAAATCTACTTTTGACTGAAAAACAGAAATAAGAAAGTGAAATACAACGTCTTGACGTGGTttttgaaagaattatcactAAATTTCAGGCAAATAATGTGGATTTCTACGTAAATGGACATGACCATTGCTTGGAACACATCAGTTCTCAAGACAGGTAAATTCGCCTATAATTACTGGATCTCGATCTGAGAAGTTAATCAATCTTATCCTAGTTAAAAATACTTGATCATTGATATCTGCTATTTATGCAGTCCATTGCAATTTTTTACAAGCGGGGGAGGTTCAAAAGCATGGAGTGGTGACATGAGTCCGATGAATCCAGAGGCAACAAAGTTCTACTATGATGGACAAGGTTTCATGTCTATGCAGATCACTAGAGAAGAAGTTCAAGTCATTTTTTACGATGTTTTTGGCCAAGCTCTGCACAACTGGAGTACATCAAAATTGTTGTATTCAACTTTATAGAATagaagatttaaaatattttcaacagcGGAAAAGGAAGATGATGGCTTCATAACTACTTCTTGGAGAAGAGATCTATGCATAATACATCATAAAAGAGTGCAAGCCTAAAACCCTGATGTTCCTATGTTT
This genomic window from Daucus carota subsp. sativus chromosome 7, DH1 v3.0, whole genome shotgun sequence contains:
- the LOC108194138 gene encoding purple acid phosphatase 8; the protein is MALNHKAQYIVTLVMVIIGLCLVKGELQTLTHHPAAQAQGSAGGLLSFVVVGDWGRKGMYNQSQVALQMGRIGENLDIDFVISTGDNFYDKGLIDEHDPAFEESFTNIYTASGLQKPWYTVLGNHDYRGNALAQLSPLLRQKDSRWICLKSFILDADIAELFFIDTTPFQDKYFTDPEDQVYDWRGIFPRRKYISTLLKDLDMALRESTAKWKIVVGHHPIKSNGHHGNTEELVAQLLPVLQANNVDFYVNGHDHCLEHISSQDSPLQFFTSGGGSKAWSGDMSPMNPEATKFYYDGQGFMSMQITREEVQVIFYDVFGQALHNWSTSKLLYSTL